A genomic region of Rahnella aceris contains the following coding sequences:
- the yhbY gene encoding ribosome assembly RNA-binding protein YhbY has product MNLNNKQKQYLKGLAHPLKPVVMLGNNGLTEGVLAEIEQALQHHELIKVKVAAEERETKSLIVDAIVRETKACNVQVIGNMLVLYRPSTEDRKIILPR; this is encoded by the coding sequence ATGAATCTTAACAATAAACAAAAACAGTACCTGAAAGGCCTCGCGCATCCCCTGAAACCGGTTGTTATGCTGGGCAACAACGGGCTGACTGAGGGTGTGCTCGCCGAAATCGAACAGGCGCTGCAACATCACGAACTGATCAAGGTTAAAGTCGCGGCAGAAGAACGCGAAACGAAGTCTTTGATCGTAGACGCGATTGTGCGTGAAACCAAGGCGTGTAATGTGCAAGTCATCGGCAATATGCTGGTACTTTATCGCCCTTCCACCGAAGACCGCAAAATTATCTTACCGCGTTAA
- the ftsH gene encoding ATP-dependent zinc metalloprotease FtsH translates to MAKNLILWLVIAVVLMSVFQSFGPSESNGNKVDYTTFTTEVAQDQVREVRINGRAIDVIKKDSSKYTTYIPVNDPKLLDTLLSKNVKVVGEPPEQQSFLATIFISWFPMLLLIGVWIFFMRQMQGGGGKGAMSFGKSKARMLTEDQIKTTFADVAGCDEAKEEVSELVDYLREPSRFQKLGGKIPKGVLMVGPPGTGKTLLAKAIAGEAKVPFFTISGSDFVEMFVGVGASRVRDMFEQAKKAAPCIIFIDEIDAVGRQRGAGLGGGHDEREQTLNQMLVEMDGFEGNEGIIVIAATNRPDVLDPALLRPGRFDRQVVVGLPDVRGREQILKVHMRRVPLATDVDASVIARGTPGFSGADLANLVNEAALFSARGNKRVVSMVEFEKAKDKIMMGAERRSMVMTESQKESTAYHEAGHAIIGRLVPEHDPVHKVTIIPRGRALGVTFFLPEGDAISASRQKLESQISTLYGGRLAEEIIYGVEKVSTGASNDIKVATSIARNMVTQWGFSDKLGPLLYAEEEGEVFLGRSVAKAKHMSDETARIIDQEVKSLVERNYVRARTLLMENMDILHSMKDALMKYETIDAPQIDDLMNRTEVRPPAGWDDANGKNGNSNSNDGGTPKAPTPVDEPRTPNPGNTMFEQFSGK, encoded by the coding sequence ATGGCGAAGAACCTGATCCTCTGGTTAGTCATCGCGGTTGTATTGATGTCTGTATTTCAGAGTTTTGGTCCCAGCGAATCTAATGGTAACAAGGTAGATTACACTACCTTTACAACCGAAGTGGCCCAAGACCAGGTCCGTGAAGTACGTATCAATGGACGTGCGATTGACGTTATCAAAAAAGACAGCAGCAAATACACAACCTATATTCCGGTTAATGATCCTAAATTGCTGGATACGCTGCTGAGCAAAAACGTGAAAGTTGTTGGTGAACCGCCTGAACAGCAGAGTTTCCTGGCGACTATCTTCATTTCATGGTTCCCGATGCTGCTTCTGATTGGCGTCTGGATATTCTTTATGCGACAGATGCAGGGTGGCGGTGGCAAAGGCGCAATGTCCTTTGGTAAAAGCAAAGCCCGCATGCTGACGGAAGACCAAATCAAAACTACGTTTGCTGACGTTGCAGGTTGTGACGAAGCGAAGGAAGAGGTGAGCGAGCTGGTTGATTACCTGCGTGAACCAAGCCGTTTCCAGAAACTGGGCGGTAAAATTCCTAAAGGCGTTCTGATGGTGGGTCCTCCGGGTACGGGTAAGACCTTGCTGGCTAAAGCCATTGCCGGTGAAGCCAAAGTCCCGTTCTTTACGATTTCGGGTTCTGACTTCGTTGAAATGTTCGTCGGTGTGGGTGCATCACGTGTCCGTGATATGTTCGAACAGGCGAAGAAAGCGGCTCCATGTATCATCTTCATCGATGAAATTGATGCCGTTGGCCGTCAGCGTGGTGCAGGTTTAGGCGGTGGTCATGATGAACGTGAGCAAACCCTGAACCAGATGCTGGTTGAGATGGATGGTTTCGAAGGTAACGAAGGTATTATCGTTATTGCCGCGACCAACCGTCCGGATGTTCTGGACCCTGCGTTGCTGCGTCCGGGCCGTTTTGACCGTCAGGTTGTTGTCGGCTTGCCAGATGTCCGTGGCCGTGAACAGATCCTGAAAGTTCACATGCGTCGTGTTCCGCTGGCGACAGATGTTGATGCTTCTGTGATTGCCCGTGGTACACCAGGATTCTCTGGTGCTGACCTGGCTAACCTGGTCAACGAAGCTGCACTGTTCTCTGCTCGTGGTAACAAACGTGTGGTGTCGATGGTCGAGTTCGAAAAAGCCAAAGACAAAATCATGATGGGTGCTGAGCGCCGTTCCATGGTAATGACCGAATCGCAGAAAGAGTCCACTGCATATCACGAAGCGGGACACGCCATCATTGGCCGCCTGGTTCCTGAACACGACCCTGTGCACAAAGTGACCATTATTCCTCGTGGCCGTGCATTAGGTGTGACCTTCTTCCTGCCCGAAGGTGATGCGATCAGCGCCAGCCGTCAGAAACTCGAAAGTCAGATTTCTACCTTATATGGTGGCCGTCTTGCTGAAGAGATTATTTACGGTGTGGAAAAAGTGTCTACCGGTGCGTCTAACGATATCAAAGTAGCCACGTCGATTGCCCGTAACATGGTTACGCAGTGGGGCTTCTCAGATAAATTAGGTCCGTTGCTGTATGCGGAAGAAGAAGGTGAAGTCTTCCTCGGTCGTTCAGTCGCGAAAGCTAAGCATATGTCTGATGAAACCGCCCGTATCATCGATCAGGAAGTTAAGTCTCTGGTTGAACGTAACTACGTTCGTGCGCGTACTCTGCTGATGGAAAACATGGATATCCTTCATTCAATGAAAGATGCCCTGATGAAGTATGAAACCATCGATGCACCGCAAATTGATGACCTGATGAACCGTACTGAAGTTCGCCCGCCAGCTGGCTGGGACGATGCTAACGGCAAAAACGGTAACAGCAACTCCAATGACGGCGGTACGCCAAAAGCGCCAACGCCTGTCGACGAACCTCGTACGCCGAATCCTGGCAACACGATGTTTGAGCAATTCAGCGGCAAGTAA
- the pmrB gene encoding two-component system sensor histidine kinase PmrB gives MTSMRRRLLVMLALILFVTQLISIFWLWHESQEQINLLVNDTLSAKVRNAHVEKEIAEAIASLIAPSLLMMSITLVLSFWAISWIIRPLNQLQKRLETRSADNLSPLPLNSETREIVAVTNALNQLFSRLSSTIQQERLFTADAAHELRTPLAGVRLHLEIMRKKGVEGSDTLISRIDQLMHTIEQLLMLARAGQNFAKGEYQQVDLISNVVEPLREELCEMLSERGQNLKIHLPPRAEIQGDAVLLRLMVRNLVENAYRYGPENSDIGITIAPQDNGFLIKIDDAGPGIDETKASELTQAFKRVDQRYGGSGLGLNIVVRIAHLHGGTLILRNRPGNTGLSAQCWLPDVALQSSLTLSPDTR, from the coding sequence ATGACCAGTATGCGCCGCCGCCTTCTGGTTATGCTGGCTCTGATCCTGTTCGTGACTCAGCTCATCAGTATTTTCTGGCTCTGGCACGAGAGCCAGGAACAAATTAACCTGCTGGTCAATGACACCCTGTCAGCCAAAGTCCGTAACGCACACGTTGAGAAAGAAATTGCAGAAGCCATTGCTTCACTGATTGCCCCTTCCTTACTCATGATGAGTATTACTCTGGTACTGTCCTTTTGGGCCATCAGCTGGATTATCCGGCCTCTTAACCAGTTACAAAAACGACTGGAGACCCGTTCAGCCGATAACCTCTCTCCCCTGCCACTCAACAGCGAAACCAGGGAGATTGTGGCCGTGACGAATGCATTGAATCAGCTTTTCTCTCGTCTCTCCAGCACCATTCAGCAGGAACGATTGTTCACTGCGGATGCGGCTCATGAGTTGCGCACTCCACTGGCAGGCGTCCGGTTGCATCTGGAAATAATGCGCAAAAAAGGCGTAGAAGGCAGCGATACTCTGATAAGCCGCATCGACCAGTTAATGCATACCATAGAGCAGTTACTTATGCTTGCCCGCGCCGGACAGAATTTTGCCAAAGGCGAATATCAGCAGGTTGACCTGATCAGTAACGTCGTTGAGCCGCTCAGAGAAGAGCTGTGTGAAATGCTCAGTGAACGCGGTCAAAACTTGAAAATACACCTGCCGCCTCGTGCTGAAATTCAGGGGGATGCTGTGCTGCTACGTTTAATGGTACGCAATCTGGTCGAAAATGCTTACCGCTACGGGCCTGAAAATAGCGACATCGGCATCACAATTGCACCGCAAGACAACGGATTCCTGATAAAGATAGACGATGCCGGTCCGGGTATTGATGAAACGAAGGCCAGTGAACTGACACAGGCTTTTAAGCGCGTCGACCAACGTTATGGAGGCAGCGGCCTGGGCTTAAATATTGTGGTGCGGATTGCGCACCTGCATGGCGGTACGCTGATATTGCGAAATCGCCCCGGCAACACTGGCCTCAGCGCACAATGCTGGCTACCGGATGTTGCATTACAAAGCTCGCTGACACTTTCACCAGACACCCGTTAA
- the dacB gene encoding serine-type D-Ala-D-Ala carboxypeptidase, with product MRFLRIVSGLACAFVLNTNAAQIENYTEYLPDGTNLAVLVQKIGAPAPVIDYHGTQMALPASTMKILTALAALLQLGPDFRFTTTLETSGSVSDGVLKGDLVARFSGDPTLKRQNIRNMVAVLKKQGVKEITGDVVINTSVFASHDKAPGWPWNDITQCFSAPPAAAIVDRNCFSVSLYSAPKPDENAFIRVASYYPVHMFSEVRTLAKGSPDAQYCELDVVPGEFNRYTLTGCLTQRSEPLPLAFAIQDGASYAGAILKDELLQADIQIDGTLKRQTQPTPAGTVLAQTQSVPLHDLLHQMLKKSDNMIADTVFRTIGHQRFGVPGTWRAGSDAVRQILRQKAGVDLGNSIQVDGSGLSRHDLLSPATMMQVLQYIAQHDKELDFISMLPLAGHDGTLQYRGGLHEAGVDGKVSAKTGSLSGVYNLAGFITTASGQRMAFVQFLSGYAVPPEDQRTRRAPLVRFESRLYRDIYQNN from the coding sequence ATGCGTTTTTTACGAATTGTCAGTGGATTAGCATGCGCGTTTGTTCTGAATACAAATGCGGCTCAGATCGAAAATTACACAGAATATCTGCCTGATGGCACGAATCTGGCGGTGCTGGTACAGAAAATTGGCGCCCCTGCGCCTGTGATCGATTATCACGGTACCCAGATGGCGCTGCCTGCCAGTACTATGAAGATTCTGACGGCGCTGGCTGCGCTGTTGCAGTTGGGGCCTGATTTCCGTTTCACCACTACACTCGAAACATCGGGTTCTGTTTCTGACGGAGTTCTCAAGGGAGATCTGGTCGCTCGGTTTTCTGGTGACCCGACCCTGAAACGCCAGAATATTCGGAATATGGTCGCTGTTTTGAAAAAACAGGGCGTCAAAGAAATCACTGGCGATGTGGTCATTAACACTTCCGTGTTTGCAAGTCATGACAAAGCTCCCGGATGGCCATGGAACGATATCACCCAATGCTTCAGCGCTCCCCCAGCCGCCGCAATTGTCGACAGAAACTGTTTCTCGGTATCTCTCTATAGCGCGCCTAAACCTGACGAGAACGCGTTTATTCGCGTAGCCTCTTATTATCCAGTGCATATGTTCAGTGAAGTCCGCACGCTGGCAAAAGGCTCTCCGGATGCGCAGTATTGCGAACTGGATGTCGTCCCGGGTGAATTCAACCGATATACACTCACTGGTTGTCTGACTCAACGCAGCGAGCCTCTGCCACTGGCTTTTGCTATTCAGGATGGTGCCAGTTATGCCGGTGCGATTCTTAAAGATGAGCTGTTGCAGGCAGATATCCAGATTGACGGCACCCTGAAACGTCAAACCCAGCCGACACCAGCAGGTACGGTTCTGGCACAAACGCAATCAGTGCCCCTGCATGATTTGCTGCATCAGATGCTTAAGAAATCAGACAACATGATCGCTGATACGGTCTTCCGTACGATTGGTCATCAGCGTTTTGGTGTGCCGGGAACATGGCGGGCGGGCTCAGACGCGGTTCGTCAGATTTTGCGTCAGAAAGCAGGCGTGGATTTGGGTAACTCGATTCAGGTTGATGGTTCCGGGCTTTCACGCCATGATTTATTGTCACCGGCCACAATGATGCAGGTGCTGCAATATATCGCCCAGCACGACAAAGAATTAGATTTTATTTCGATGTTGCCTTTAGCTGGCCATGACGGAACCTTACAGTACCGCGGTGGTCTGCATGAAGCGGGTGTCGACGGCAAAGTATCGGCAAAAACCGGTTCACTGTCTGGCGTATATAATCTGGCAGGTTTCATCACCACAGCCAGCGGACAGCGTATGGCCTTTGTGCAGTTCCTTTCAGGCTATGCTGTTCCCCCTGAAGATCAACGTACACGGCGTGCACCGCTGGTGCGCTTTGAAAGCCGTCTCTACAGGGATATCTACCAAAATAATTAA
- the pmrA gene encoding two-component system response regulator PmrA: protein MKLLIVEDDELLRQGLTLALTSENYACDCASTAAEAQSLIQTSQYSLVILDLGLPDKDGATLLRQWRRQSISLPVLILTARDALEDRVDGLDAGADDYLIKPFALVELQARVRALIRRYQGQSDNQISVGNLKINLSSQQAYLNDAPVEVTPKEFAILSRLMMRAGQTVNRELLQQDLYTWQDDLGSNTLEVHVHNLRRKLGKEVIRTVRGIGYRLEIIV from the coding sequence ATGAAACTGCTGATAGTTGAAGATGATGAACTTTTACGGCAGGGATTAACGCTGGCACTTACCAGTGAAAATTATGCCTGCGACTGCGCGTCAACCGCGGCCGAGGCGCAGAGTCTGATCCAAACCAGTCAGTACAGTCTGGTGATCCTGGACTTAGGATTGCCAGACAAAGATGGCGCAACGCTGCTGCGCCAGTGGCGACGTCAAAGTATTTCCCTGCCCGTGTTGATTCTTACTGCCCGCGATGCCCTTGAAGACCGCGTCGATGGCCTTGATGCCGGTGCCGATGACTATCTGATTAAACCCTTTGCCCTAGTCGAATTACAGGCCCGTGTCCGCGCCCTGATCCGCCGTTATCAGGGGCAGAGTGACAACCAGATTTCCGTCGGCAACCTGAAAATCAATCTCTCCTCTCAGCAGGCTTATCTCAATGATGCGCCGGTAGAGGTCACGCCCAAAGAGTTCGCGATTTTGTCACGACTGATGATGCGTGCCGGGCAGACTGTAAACCGCGAGTTGCTCCAGCAAGATCTCTATACCTGGCAGGATGATTTAGGCTCCAATACGCTTGAGGTACATGTTCATAATCTGCGCCGCAAATTGGGTAAAGAAGTCATCAGAACTGTACGTGGTATCGGCTACAGGCTGGAAATAATCGTATGA
- the rimP gene encoding ribosome maturation factor RimP codes for MSTLEQKLTELITAPVEALGFELVGIEFVRARQSTLRIYIDSDAGINVDDCADVSHQVSAVLDVEDPVTVAYNLEVSSPGLDRPMFTAEHYQRFLGDEVSVVLRMAVQNRRKWQGIIKAVEGEMITVTVEGKDEVFALSNIQKANLVPHF; via the coding sequence TTGTCCACATTAGAACAAAAATTAACAGAGCTGATTACAGCACCAGTCGAGGCACTTGGCTTTGAGCTGGTGGGCATCGAGTTCGTTCGGGCTCGCCAATCGACGTTGCGCATCTATATTGATAGTGACGCCGGGATCAATGTTGATGATTGTGCTGATGTCAGCCACCAGGTGAGCGCTGTGCTGGACGTTGAAGATCCAGTCACTGTCGCCTACAACCTGGAAGTTTCCTCTCCAGGCCTTGATCGTCCTATGTTCACCGCTGAACATTATCAACGTTTTCTTGGCGATGAAGTCAGTGTTGTTTTGCGCATGGCAGTGCAAAACCGCCGCAAATGGCAAGGCATCATTAAAGCTGTCGAAGGCGAGATGATCACGGTGACAGTGGAAGGGAAAGATGAAGTGTTCGCACTGAGCAACATCCAGAAAGCGAACCTGGTACCCCACTTTTAA
- the glmM gene encoding phosphoglucosamine mutase: MSNRKYFGTDGIRGKVGDTPITPDFVLKLGWAAGKVLARHGSRKVIIGKDTRISGYMLESALEAGLAAAGLSASFTGPMPTPAVAYLTRTFRAEAGIVISASHNPYYDNGIKFFTIDGTKLPDEVEEAIEAELEKPLTCVESAELGKASRIVDAAGRYIEFCKGTFPTELSLNSLKIVVDCANGATYHIAPSVLRELGAKVIAIGCEPDGMNINEECGATDVRQLQQRVLAEKADVGLAFDGDGDRLIMVDHEGNKVDGDQILYIIAREGLRQGQLKGGAVGTLMSNMGLELALKQLGIPFTRAKVGDRYVLEKMQEKGWRIGAENSGHIILLDKTTTGDGIVAGLQVLTAMVRNHMSLHDLCSGMKLLPQILINVRFAGEHDPLESDEVKQVTAEVEKQLAGRGRVLLRKSGTEPLLRVMVEGEDAELVEKLANRIADAVKAVKA, encoded by the coding sequence ATGAGCAACCGTAAATACTTTGGGACAGATGGCATCCGCGGAAAAGTGGGCGATACCCCGATTACCCCTGATTTTGTTCTGAAACTAGGCTGGGCGGCTGGCAAAGTATTAGCACGCCACGGTTCGCGTAAAGTGATCATCGGGAAAGATACCCGCATTTCGGGTTATATGCTGGAATCAGCGTTAGAGGCAGGGCTTGCTGCTGCAGGTTTATCGGCTTCTTTCACCGGCCCGATGCCAACGCCTGCCGTGGCTTACCTGACACGTACTTTCCGTGCAGAAGCGGGCATCGTTATTTCAGCCTCGCACAATCCTTACTACGATAACGGTATTAAGTTTTTCACAATCGACGGGACTAAATTACCTGACGAAGTGGAAGAGGCGATTGAAGCTGAGCTTGAAAAACCACTGACATGTGTTGAATCTGCCGAACTGGGTAAAGCCAGCCGCATCGTGGATGCCGCCGGTCGTTACATCGAATTCTGTAAAGGCACATTCCCGACAGAACTGAGTCTGAACAGTCTGAAAATTGTGGTCGACTGTGCCAACGGCGCTACTTATCACATTGCACCTAGCGTTTTGCGCGAATTGGGGGCAAAAGTCATCGCTATCGGCTGTGAGCCGGATGGGATGAACATCAACGAAGAATGCGGCGCAACGGATGTCCGTCAGTTGCAGCAGCGTGTTCTGGCTGAAAAAGCAGATGTCGGGCTGGCTTTTGACGGCGATGGTGACCGCCTGATCATGGTTGATCATGAAGGTAATAAAGTTGATGGCGACCAAATCCTCTACATCATTGCGCGTGAAGGGCTTCGTCAGGGCCAGTTGAAAGGCGGTGCCGTCGGCACGTTGATGAGCAATATGGGCCTCGAGCTGGCCTTAAAGCAACTGGGCATTCCCTTTACCCGTGCGAAAGTAGGTGATCGCTACGTACTGGAAAAAATGCAGGAAAAAGGTTGGCGGATCGGGGCTGAGAACTCAGGCCATATCATTTTGCTGGATAAAACTACTACCGGTGATGGCATTGTGGCAGGTTTGCAAGTGCTTACCGCGATGGTGCGCAATCATATGAGCTTGCATGACCTGTGCAGCGGCATGAAATTGCTTCCGCAGATCCTGATCAACGTCCGTTTTGCTGGTGAACATGATCCGCTGGAATCCGATGAGGTTAAGCAGGTCACGGCTGAAGTTGAAAAGCAGTTAGCGGGCCGCGGTCGGGTGCTGTTGCGTAAATCAGGTACCGAACCTCTGCTGCGCGTAATGGTCGAAGGGGAAGATGCCGAGCTGGTGGAAAAACTGGCCAACCGTATTGCGGATGCCGTCAAAGCGGTCAAAGCGTAA
- the secG gene encoding preprotein translocase subunit SecG codes for MYDALLVIFLIVAIGLIALVMLQQGKGADMGASFGAGASGTLFGSSGSGNFMTRMTGVLAALFFIISLILGNMSTNKGQKGSEWENLSQPAKTEQTTAPAAPAAPNSDVPH; via the coding sequence ATGTACGACGCTCTTCTGGTGATTTTCCTTATCGTAGCAATTGGGCTTATCGCTCTGGTTATGCTGCAACAAGGTAAAGGCGCTGATATGGGAGCCTCTTTCGGGGCAGGTGCTTCTGGCACATTGTTCGGTTCGAGTGGTTCCGGTAACTTCATGACCCGCATGACCGGCGTTTTGGCAGCATTGTTCTTTATCATTAGTTTGATTCTCGGGAACATGAGCACCAATAAAGGCCAAAAAGGAAGTGAGTGGGAAAACCTGAGTCAGCCAGCTAAAACTGAGCAGACGACTGCACCGGCAGCTCCAGCAGCGCCTAACAGTGACGTTCCTCACTAA
- the rlmE gene encoding 23S rRNA (uridine(2552)-2'-O)-methyltransferase RlmE gives MSNKKRSASSSRWLQEHFSDKYVLQAQKKGLRSRAWFKLDEIQQGDKLFKPGMTVVDLGAAPGGWSQYVATQIGNKGRIIALDLLPMDPIVGVDFLQGDFRDELVLKALLERVGESKVQVVMSDMAPNMSGTPAVDIPKSMYLVELALDMCRDVLAPGGSFLVKVFQGDGFDEYLREIRSLFTKVKIRKPDASRARSREVYIVATGRKL, from the coding sequence ATGTCTAATAAAAAGCGTTCTGCAAGTTCCAGTCGCTGGTTGCAGGAACACTTTAGCGATAAATATGTGCTACAGGCACAGAAAAAAGGGCTGCGTTCCCGTGCCTGGTTTAAACTTGATGAAATACAGCAAGGCGATAAGCTGTTTAAACCGGGTATGACGGTGGTTGATTTAGGAGCAGCTCCTGGTGGTTGGTCACAGTATGTGGCGACGCAGATCGGTAACAAAGGGCGAATTATTGCTCTTGACCTTTTACCTATGGATCCTATTGTTGGAGTCGACTTCCTTCAAGGGGATTTTCGTGATGAATTAGTTCTCAAAGCGCTGCTTGAACGCGTGGGAGAAAGTAAGGTTCAGGTGGTCATGTCCGATATGGCCCCTAATATGAGCGGTACTCCGGCAGTCGATATTCCAAAATCGATGTATCTGGTTGAATTAGCATTGGATATGTGTCGGGATGTATTAGCACCAGGCGGAAGTTTCCTGGTGAAGGTGTTTCAGGGAGATGGCTTTGATGAATACCTGCGGGAAATTCGCTCCCTGTTTACGAAGGTGAAGATTCGTAAGCCAGACGCTTCCCGAGCACGTTCGCGAGAAGTGTACATCGTAGCGACAGGGCGGAAACTGTAG
- the greA gene encoding transcription elongation factor GreA, translated as MKPIPMTLRGAERLREELDHLKSVRRPKIISDIATAREHGDLKENAEYHAAREQQGFCEGRIQEIEAKLSNAQVIDVTKMPATGRVIFGATVTVMNLDTEEEQKYRIVGDDEADFKQNLISVNSPIARGLIGKEQDDVVVIKTPGGDVEFEVLKVEYL; from the coding sequence ATGAAACCGATTCCGATGACGTTACGTGGCGCAGAAAGATTACGTGAAGAACTGGACCATCTGAAGAGCGTCCGTCGCCCGAAAATCATTTCTGATATCGCGACCGCACGTGAGCATGGTGATTTGAAAGAGAATGCTGAATACCATGCTGCGCGTGAACAGCAGGGTTTTTGTGAAGGCCGTATCCAGGAAATCGAAGCTAAGCTTTCGAATGCTCAGGTTATTGATGTGACCAAAATGCCCGCAACCGGCCGTGTCATTTTTGGTGCGACAGTGACTGTGATGAACCTGGACACTGAAGAAGAACAAAAATACCGCATCGTGGGTGATGACGAAGCAGATTTTAAGCAAAATCTGATTTCTGTGAATTCCCCGATTGCCCGCGGTTTGATTGGCAAAGAGCAGGATGATGTTGTTGTCATCAAAACGCCTGGCGGCGATGTTGAGTTTGAAGTATTGAAGGTCGAATACCTCTAA
- the folP gene encoding dihydropteroate synthase, whose product MHLTARESRLDLTFPQVMGILNVTADSFSDGGRHNTLDLALRHAQAMVDAGATILDIGGESTRPGAAEVSEDEELARVVPVVEAIARRFDVWISVDTSKAAVIREAANAGIHLINDIRSLQEPGALQAAAETGLPVCLMHMQGDPKTMQHAPHYDNVVAQVDQYFFEQIARCVNAGIAKEKLLLDPGFGFGKNLEHNYQLLARLADFHHFGMPLLVGMSRKSMVGQLLHVSPEKRVTGSVACAVIAAMQGAKIVRVHDVKETVEAMRIVEATLSARDKN is encoded by the coding sequence ATGCACCTCACTGCCAGAGAGTCCAGATTGGACCTCACTTTCCCCCAGGTTATGGGGATCCTGAACGTTACCGCCGACTCATTTTCCGATGGCGGGCGACATAACACGCTTGATCTTGCTCTCAGACATGCTCAGGCAATGGTTGATGCAGGCGCGACAATTCTCGACATCGGTGGTGAATCGACCCGCCCTGGTGCAGCAGAAGTCAGCGAAGATGAGGAACTGGCCCGTGTGGTGCCGGTAGTCGAAGCCATTGCGCGGCGTTTTGATGTCTGGATCTCCGTGGATACCTCAAAAGCCGCCGTGATCCGTGAAGCGGCAAATGCGGGCATACATCTGATCAACGATATCCGTTCACTTCAGGAGCCCGGTGCGCTACAGGCTGCGGCCGAAACGGGTTTACCTGTTTGTCTGATGCACATGCAGGGTGACCCCAAAACGATGCAGCATGCCCCGCATTACGACAATGTCGTTGCGCAGGTGGATCAGTATTTTTTTGAGCAAATTGCCCGTTGTGTTAACGCCGGCATTGCGAAAGAAAAATTGTTGCTCGATCCGGGCTTCGGTTTTGGTAAAAATTTGGAGCATAACTATCAGTTGCTCGCACGGTTGGCTGATTTTCATCACTTTGGCATGCCATTGTTAGTGGGGATGTCGAGGAAATCCATGGTGGGGCAACTTCTGCATGTTTCTCCTGAGAAACGGGTTACCGGAAGTGTTGCTTGTGCTGTGATCGCTGCCATGCAAGGTGCTAAGATCGTGCGTGTACATGATGTAAAAGAAACCGTTGAAGCGATGCGTATCGTGGAAGCGACACTTTCTGCAAGGGATAAAAACTAA